A stretch of the Thunnus thynnus chromosome 7, fThuThy2.1, whole genome shotgun sequence genome encodes the following:
- the mrm3a gene encoding rRNA methyltransferase 3A, mitochondrial: MAATYTRSVINLLLSERNALLSRGNGFLVESKRYVRGLRRKPVRVLLPENETGEVLKQSEPAVQSMKRQKEAKVTVTSAQHPGESDLVRPRTGVQSPMKYAHVAATKDQIDGLRFERAFPGDKRLARVVSVARSRTFREHQGKILLEGRRLICDALNAGAIPQMVFFSTVDRLRELPLDKLKRATLVKVKFEDIKIWSDLVAPQGVIAIFSRPDPSRLNFVNTSHSVPMSLICDNIRDPGNLGTILRCAAAAGCQNVLLTKGCVDAWEPKVLRGAMGAHFRLPVYPSLSWDDIENHLPKPVTVHVADNSCDESRETGDVQVNASHKPSKAGDYGWISAKNNRNNMRYEEYDLDSDTDCEDEGLSLPRVDSKLYHESWAQSPTALVIGGETHGLSLEAVQLAEKTAGQRLFIPIVPDVDSLNSAMAASILLFEGRKQLLKLIQTSGRKWKSKAERQFS, translated from the exons ATGGCAGCTACCTATACAAGAAGCGTGATAAATCTTCTCTTATCAGAGCGAAATGCTCTCTTATCAAGGGGAAACGGGTTTCTTGTGGAGTCAAAAAGGTATGTGCGTGGACTGAGAAGGAAACCTGTCAGAGTGTTACTTCCCGAAAACGAGACAGGTGAAGTGCTGAAGCAGTCTGAGCCAGCAGTGCAAAGCATGAAGAGGCAAAAGGAGGCGAAAGTCACTGTAACCTCAGCGCAGCATCCCGGAGAAAGTGACCTTGTGAGGCCGAGGACCGGCGTGCAGTCACCCATGAAGTATGCTCATGTAGCTGCTACAAAGGATCAGATTGATGGGCTCCGCTTCGAGAGGGCTTTCCCCGGAGATAAAAGACTGGC GAGGGTAGTGAGTGTTGCCCGTTCCAGGACGTTTCGGGAGCATCAGGGTAAAATCCTTCTGGAAGGCAGGCGTCTGATCTGTGATGCCCTGAACGCTGGCGCCATCCCACAGATGGTGTTCTTCAGTACTGTGGATCGGCTCCGAGAGCTCCCCTTAGACAAGCTGAAAAGGGCCACTTTAGTCAAAGTCAAATTTGAGGACATCAAGATCTGGTCTGACCTTGTGGCCCCACAAGGAGTGATAG CCATATTTTCTCGCCCGGACCCATCACGGCTGAACTTTGTAAACACAAGTCATTCAGTGCCAATGTCCCTGATATGCGACAACATCCGTGACCCTGGCAACCTTGGGACTATACTAcgatgtgctgctgctgctgggtgCCAGAATGTCCTGCTCACCAAAG GTTGTGTTGATGCTTGGGAGCCTAAAGTACTGCGTGGAGCAATGGGCGCTCATTTCCGTCTTCCTGTTTATCCCAGTTTGAGCTGGGATGATATCGAAAATCACCTCCCAAAACCTGTGACTGTCCACGTGGCTGACAACAGCTGTGACGAAAGTAGAGAAACTGGGGACGTACAAGTTAATGCTTCTCACAAACCCTCCAAAGCAGGAGACTACGGCTGGATCAGCGCAAAGAATAATCGAAACAACATGCGCTATGAGGAATACGATCTGGACTCTGACACCGATTGTGAAGATGAAGGACTTTCACTCCCCAGAGTGGACTCCAAGCTGTACCATGAAAGCTGGGCTCAGAGTCCCACTGCTCTTGTGATAGGTGGTGAGACACATGGTCTCAGTCTAGAAGCAGTCCAGCTGGCAGAGAAAACCGCCGGTCAAAGGTTGTTTATTCCCATCGTTCCTGATGTGGACAGCTTGAATTCAGCCATGGCTGCCAGTATCCTTTTGTTTGAGGGCAGGAAACAACTGTTAAAGCTAATTCAGACATCTGGAAGGAAATGGAAATCTAAAGCTGAGCGGCAGTTTTCATGA
- the nxn gene encoding nucleoredoxin isoform X2 — translation MKLWNKYKVTSIPSLVFVDAATGKVVCRNGLLVVRDDPKGLEFPWGPKPFAEVVAGPLLRNNRQTTDSSSLEGHYVGVYFSAHWCPPCRSLTRVLVESYRTVKESGQKFEIVFVSADRSEESFKQYFSEMPWLAVPYSDEARRSRLNRLYGIQGIPTLILLDTEGHMITRQGRVEVLNDPECRLFPWHPRPVLELSESNAVQLHEGPCLVLFVDAEEEGELEPAKELIQPIAEKLMAKYKAKEEETPLLFFVAGEDDMSDSLRDYTNLPEAAPLLTILDMSARAKYVRDVEEITPTVVEQFVNDFLAEKLKPEPI, via the exons atgAAGCTGTGGAACAAGTACAAGGTGACCAGTATCCCATCTCTGGTGTTTGTGGATGCAGCTACGGGGAAGGTGGTGTGTCGAAACGGTTTACTGGTGGTCAGAGATGACCCCAAAG GCCTGGAGTTCCCCTGGGGGCCGAAGCCATTTGCGGAGGTGGTGGCAGGGCCTCTGCTAAGGAACAACAGGCAGACAACAGACAGCAGCTCTCTGGAGGGACACTACGTGGGAGTGTACTTCTCAGCACACTGG TGCCCGCCATGCCGCAGTTTGACCCGGGTCTTGGTGGAATCATATCGTACTGTCAAAGAGTCGGGTCAGAAATTTGAGATCGTGTTTGTCAGCGCTGACAG GTCAGAGGAGTCCTTTAAGCAGTACTTCAGCGAGATGCCGTGGTTGGCGGTGCCATATTCAGATGAGGCTCGGCGATCACGACTCAACAGACTTTATGGAATACAAG GTATTCCCACGCTGATTCTGCTGGACACAGAGGGTCATATGATCACGCGACAGGGCCGCGTGGAGGTGCTGAATGACCCGGAGTGCCGGCTCTTTCCCTGGCACCCCCGGCCCGTGCTCGAGCTCAGCGAGTCCAACGCCGTGCAGCTCCACGAGGGGCCCTGCCTCGTACTGTTTGTGG ACGCCGAGGAGGAGGGCGAGTTGGAGCCAGCCAAGGAGCTGATTCAACCAATAGCAGAGAAGCTCATGGCCAAGTACAAAGCCAAGGAAGAGGAGACGCCGCTGCTGTTCTTTGTGGCTGGAGAG GATGACATGAGTGACTCCCTGCGGGACTACACTAACCTCCCAGAAGCAGCGCCTCTGCTCACTATCCTGGACATGTCAGCCCGCGCCAAGTATGTCCGCGACGTAGAGGAGATCACGCCAACCGTAGTGGAGCAATTTGTCAACGACTTCCTGGCTGAAAAGCTCAAACCAGAGCCCATTTAA
- the glod4 gene encoding glyoxalase domain-containing protein 4 → MALRRALHFVFKVGDRNKTATFYRDVLGMKVLRHEEFEEGCKATCNGPYDGKWSKTMVGFGPEDDHFVAELTYNYGVGEYQLGNDFLGLTLQSSQAVSNAKRLGWPLTEVGEALYLTQAPGGYPFYLVDKEQPPNDPVQKVCLGVSDLQRSTHYWTALLGMKVVEKNEDKKTVLMGFGDTQCKLELQDISGTVDHGTAFGRIAFSSPREQLPDLEALMKKENQKILTPLVSLDTPGKATVEVVILADPDSHEICFVGDEAFRQLSMVDPRGNELLDKAMAEDKSAEWFAKHNRQKAAA, encoded by the exons ATGGCTTTGAGACGAGCTCTGCACTTTGTCTTCAAAGTTGGTGACAGGAACAAAACAGCCACATTTTACCGAGATGTGCTGGGAATGAAG GTTTTACGCCATGAAGAGTTTGAGGAAGGTTGCAAAGCTACGTGTAATGG GCCCTACGATGGAAAATGGAGCAAGACAATGGTTGGCTTTGGGCCAGAAGATGATCATTTTGTAGCTGAGTTGACATACAATTATGGGGTTGGAGAGTATCAACTCGGCAATGACTTCTTG GGGCTCACTCTGCAGTCAAGCCAAGCTGTCAGCAATGCTAAACGTCTGGGATGGCCTCTCACTGAGGTAGGAGAAGCTCTGTACCTGACACAGGCTCCAGGAGGGTATCCCTTCTACCTGGTGGACAAAGAGCAGCCTCCCAATG ACCCTGTGCAGAAGGTTTGTCTCGGAGTATCAGACCTCCAGAGATCAACCCACTATTGGACTGCACTCTTGGGAATGAAGGTGGTGGAAAAGAATGAGGACAAGAAAACAGTGCTGATGGGATTTGGAGACACTCAA TGTAAGCTGGAGCTTCAAGATATCAGTGGGACCGTAGATCATGGAACAGCATTTGGGAGAATAGCATTTTCATCCCCAAGGGAGCAA CTGCCTGACCTCGAAGCCTTgatgaaaaaggaaaatcagaAAATTCTCACACCATTAGTCAGCTTGGACACTCCTGGCAAAGCTACAGTAGAAGTGGTTATCTTGGCTGACCCA GACAGCCATGAGATTTGCTTTGTGGGAGATGAAGCATTCAGGCAGCTGTCCATGGTGGATCCCAGAGGAAATGAATTGCTTGATAAG GCTATGGCGGAAGATAAAAGCGCCGAATGGTTTGccaaacacaacagacagaaaGCTGCTGCTTGA